The segment GTCGACGGCGAACGATGAGCAGGTGCTGTGGAACGTGGCGATGTCGTTCTCCGGCCCCGGGGCAGTTCCGCTCGTGAAAAAGGCGCTGATCGTCCTGAGGCGGCTATCCCTCGATGAGCGGCGCTACGTCTGGCGGGCGGTCGCCTCGGCAATGTGGAAGCTCGGACGCAAGCGCCCGGAGATCGTGCGCCCCGAGCTCGCCCGTTGGCTGGAGGATGAACGGAGAGTGCGGGTAGCGCGCGCTGCGCTCAAGTACCTGTAGGTTATAATCCTGGAACTATGAACGAAACGAAGAAAGGCGCCATTGTAACAGGAAGCTCGCGCGGGATCGGGGCGGCAATCGCGGTGCGGTTGGCCGCCGCGGGGTACGGAGTATGCGTGAACTACGTCAATAACCGCGCCCGCGCTGAGGAGCTCGTGAAGCGGATAACCGATGAGGGTGGAGAAGCGTTCCCGTTCCAGGCCGACGTCTCCGATTTCGAGCAGGTTGCTGCTCTCGTCGAGGAGACGGTGAAGCGGTTCTCGGGGATCAGGATCGTGGTGAACAATGCCGGATTCTCCCAACACCGGACCGTGGAAGAGATGACGGTGGCCGATTGGGAGCGGTCGGTGGCGGTGAACCTGTCCGCCGCGTTCTACACGGTGAAGGCCGCCCTTCCCTACTTGAAGAGCGAGCCGTGGGGGAGGATCGTCAACATCTGCTCCCTGCGGGCGATGACCGGATCGGACCACGGGGCGCACTATGCCGCGGCCAAGTCCGGGTTGATCGGGCTGACCAAGTCGCTCGCGTTGGAACTCGCCCCCAACATCACGGTGAACGCGGTTTCGCCCGGGTACACCTACACCGACATGACGGCGAGGACGCTCGACGAGAAGGGCGATCAGATCTATTCCAAGATTCCGGCCCGTCGTGCCGCTCAGCCGGAGGAGATCGCCGCTCTCGTTGGGTTCCTCTGTTCCGAGGAGGCGGGCTACATCACCGGGGAGACGATCAACATCAACGGCGGAATCTACATGCGATGACCGACATCAGGGAGTACGACCCAGCCCGCGACTTCGAGGCCGTAAAGCGGATCTGGAGCGAGGTCGGATGGTTTCGCGGGGAGAAGCGGGAGGAGGAGGGCCTGCAGGCGCTCCTGGCCGTCGCGCGCAGCTGGGTGGGGGAGCTGGCCGGGAGTGTGGAATCGCACGTCGCGACCCTTACCGGAACGATCCTCTACCTCGACCGTGATCTCCCGTTCTCCGGGATCGCTGGGGTGACGACGAGTCGGATCGCCCGGCACCGCGGCCTCACGGCACGGCTCGTCGCACACGCGATCGCCCGCGCCGCCGAGGACGGCGCAGCGGTATGCGGCCTGGGAATGTTCGACCAGGGGTATTACGAGCGGTTCGGGTTTGGGACCGGATCCTACGAACACTCGTTCACCTTCGATCCCGCTGCCCTGCGGGTACCGGCTCCTCCCCGTGTCCCGCTTCGCCTCGGCCCGGATGACTGGGAGAGGATCCACGAAAATCGCCTCGCACGCCTGCGGCGACACGGGGGATGCAACATCACCCCACCTGGATTCACGCGGGGGGAGATGGTGTGGGGGAAGAACGGGTTCGGGCTCGGGTACGCGGATGAGTCCGGAGCGTTGACCCATCATCTGTGGATGTCGACGGAGAGCCCGGAGAGCGGGCCGTACGCGGTCCAGTGGATGGCGTACCGAAGTGGAGAGGAGCTGCGTGAGCTCCTCGCGCTTATCAAGACGCTGTCGGATCAGATTCCGGCGGTGCGGATGGTCGAGCCTCCCGGGGTGCAGCTGCAGGACTTCATCGACCGACCGTTCCGGCTGCGGCAGCTCACCCGGGGTGGGAGGTTCGAGGCGCGGGCGAACGCCACCGCATACTGGCAGGTGCGGATCCTCGATCTTGACGCATGCATCGGGGCGGTCAGGATCCCGGAGAAGATCGAGTTCAACCTCGAGCTTTCCGATCCGATCACCGATTACCTCCCGCCCGATGCCCCGTGGCGCGGGATCGGGGGAAAGTACGTGGTCCATCTCGGCCCGGAGTCGACCGTCCATCCGGGCCAGGCCCCCGGCCTTCCGGTACTGCAGGCGTCGGTAGGGGCGTTCACGCGGGGGTGGTTCGGGGTCCTTCCCGCAAGCGGTTTGGCAGTGAGCGATGAGTTCGCCGGGCCGGAGGAGCTGATCAAAGGGCTCGATCGCGTCCTCAGGCTTCCGGTTCCAC is part of the Candidatus Bipolaricaulota bacterium genome and harbors:
- a CDS encoding 3-oxoacyl-ACP reductase FabG produces the protein MNETKKGAIVTGSSRGIGAAIAVRLAAAGYGVCVNYVNNRARAEELVKRITDEGGEAFPFQADVSDFEQVAALVEETVKRFSGIRIVVNNAGFSQHRTVEEMTVADWERSVAVNLSAAFYTVKAALPYLKSEPWGRIVNICSLRAMTGSDHGAHYAAAKSGLIGLTKSLALELAPNITVNAVSPGYTYTDMTARTLDEKGDQIYSKIPARRAAQPEEIAALVGFLCSEEAGYITGETININGGIYMR
- a CDS encoding GNAT family N-acetyltransferase, which gives rise to MTDIREYDPARDFEAVKRIWSEVGWFRGEKREEEGLQALLAVARSWVGELAGSVESHVATLTGTILYLDRDLPFSGIAGVTTSRIARHRGLTARLVAHAIARAAEDGAAVCGLGMFDQGYYERFGFGTGSYEHSFTFDPAALRVPAPPRVPLRLGPDDWERIHENRLARLRRHGGCNITPPGFTRGEMVWGKNGFGLGYADESGALTHHLWMSTESPESGPYAVQWMAYRSGEELRELLALIKTLSDQIPAVRMVEPPGVQLQDFIDRPFRLRQLTRGGRFEARANATAYWQVRILDLDACIGAVRIPEKIEFNLELSDPITDYLPPDAPWRGIGGKYVVHLGPESTVHPGQAPGLPVLQASVGAFTRGWFGVLPASGLAVSDEFAGPEELIKGLDRVLRLPVPHPDWDF